The following are from one region of the Treponema denticola genome:
- the mfd gene encoding transcription-repair coupling factor: MPQPLIDSLQNSIRSWKDMKNAFDEIDENSYPYNITGISGGLFGFFLTEYLYKTRKPVLVVVPTEKEAEAVRADLDFSGIENFVLPWWGSLAYRPISPTAPVFSERAEVLIRLLESGNESYTKNKPPVFITCQRSFLTPVPPADYLKQNKVEIAAGSSLDILSLAELLSLWGYIRVPRVSVRGEFALRGEVLDICLASNSGSEKTAYRIQFDFDKVEKIKSFDIVSQGSLEEYKKINFYPVKEVIWNDERIDCLEKKLKTYSEFSESILKIIDALKEYKTFEGEEIFYPLAFQKSSSVLEYAELNKIPVFYSDYDRQKNSSEILLREYMGLYKKTKTQFDENEKRKALISEYPEPQRILLQFESNVQKYNKSIYFRTLAEQEDKNKTLKFKTDPPRSFFGNIVYLREELNNLLNDDWSIFVFAESDNQALRIEEILHEDRIKILPYNLSGGFGIPDLKILVIHENEIFGRRRRIPKSVKTAKSSVIDTFIELNPGDYVVHVNYGIGKFRGIERVKILDTERDYINLLYANDETVFIPIEQADLVQRYIGNEGEAPHLDILGSKSWENRKNKVKKSVEDIAAKLIDLYSKRKASTGFAFQKDDEWQTAFEAAFPYEETDDQLTCIAEVKEDMEKPVPMDRLICGDVGYGKTEVAMRAAFKAVMSGKQVAFLSPTTILTEQHFETLDKRFKNFPVKLARLSRFVPKGEQKKVLEKLKKGEVDILIGTHRIIQKDVVFKDLGLMIVDEEQRFGVKDKERLKQMKHNVDCLSLSATPIPRTLHMSLLKIRDMSVIATPPQNRKPVETVIAEFNAEKVAEVIRRESERGGQVFYLHNRVESLDETLFMLQSLLPEIMIETAHGQMSPNQLEEIFERFSLGGFQVLIATTIIENGIDIPNANTIIIDRADMYGVSQLYQLRGRVGRSDKKAYAYLLYPDDKALSEIAMKRLQVISDFTELGSGFKIAMKDMEIRGAGNLLGREQSGDIYSVGFDLYLRLLDEAVQKLQNQDYEPVQESVIELEYSGFIPDSYISSPETKMEVYKKIAAVKVQGDLDRVYSEILDRFGPAPSEVESLLALSEIKIICNHLSIASLKERKAAVRIEFARVSKISVDKLLRMIKESAGRVSLDPKAPNVLILQTGKIGLKEKSEFIREKLGSLM; the protein is encoded by the coding sequence ATGCCTCAGCCTCTAATAGATTCCTTACAAAATTCTATCCGCTCATGGAAGGACATGAAAAATGCCTTCGATGAGATAGATGAAAATTCTTATCCCTACAACATTACAGGAATTTCCGGAGGCCTTTTCGGATTTTTTTTAACGGAATATTTGTACAAAACCCGTAAGCCTGTCCTCGTGGTAGTTCCGACTGAAAAGGAAGCGGAAGCCGTAAGAGCCGACTTGGATTTCTCCGGAATAGAAAATTTTGTATTGCCTTGGTGGGGTTCTCTTGCCTATAGGCCTATTTCGCCGACGGCACCTGTGTTTTCCGAACGAGCCGAAGTGCTGATCCGCCTGCTTGAATCCGGGAATGAATCTTATACAAAAAACAAACCTCCCGTTTTTATCACCTGCCAGCGTTCTTTTTTAACTCCGGTTCCTCCGGCAGATTATTTAAAACAAAATAAGGTAGAAATTGCTGCAGGTTCAAGTCTTGATATTTTAAGCCTTGCAGAGCTTTTAAGTCTTTGGGGTTATATAAGAGTTCCGCGTGTAAGCGTGAGAGGTGAGTTTGCCTTGCGGGGAGAGGTCTTGGATATCTGCCTTGCTTCCAATTCGGGTTCGGAAAAAACGGCTTACCGAATCCAATTTGATTTTGATAAGGTAGAAAAAATAAAGAGCTTTGATATAGTAAGCCAAGGTTCTTTAGAGGAATATAAAAAAATTAACTTCTATCCCGTAAAGGAAGTAATTTGGAATGATGAGCGTATTGACTGCTTGGAAAAAAAATTAAAAACCTATTCGGAATTTTCTGAAAGTATTTTAAAAATTATTGATGCCTTAAAAGAATATAAAACATTTGAAGGAGAAGAAATTTTTTATCCTCTTGCGTTTCAAAAATCTTCTTCCGTTTTAGAATATGCGGAATTAAATAAGATTCCTGTTTTTTATTCGGACTATGACAGACAAAAAAATTCTTCGGAAATTTTACTTAGAGAATATATGGGGCTTTATAAAAAAACAAAAACTCAGTTTGACGAAAACGAAAAACGAAAAGCCCTTATTTCGGAATATCCCGAACCTCAACGCATCTTACTTCAATTTGAAAGCAATGTACAAAAATATAATAAGTCTATTTATTTTAGAACCTTAGCCGAGCAAGAAGATAAAAATAAAACTCTTAAATTTAAAACCGATCCTCCCCGCAGTTTTTTCGGGAACATAGTCTATTTACGCGAAGAATTAAATAATCTTTTAAATGATGATTGGTCTATCTTCGTATTTGCCGAAAGCGATAATCAAGCTCTCCGTATCGAAGAGATTCTGCACGAAGACAGAATAAAAATTTTACCTTATAACCTTTCAGGCGGCTTCGGTATTCCTGATCTAAAAATTTTGGTAATCCACGAAAACGAGATTTTCGGCCGCCGCCGAAGAATTCCAAAATCGGTAAAGACTGCAAAGAGTTCGGTTATCGATACATTTATCGAATTAAATCCGGGAGACTATGTTGTTCATGTAAATTACGGCATAGGAAAATTCCGCGGTATCGAACGCGTTAAAATTTTAGATACGGAAAGAGATTATATAAATCTTTTATATGCAAATGATGAAACCGTTTTTATTCCGATTGAGCAGGCCGACCTTGTTCAGCGTTATATAGGAAACGAAGGAGAGGCTCCTCATCTCGATATCCTCGGCTCAAAGTCTTGGGAGAACAGAAAGAACAAGGTAAAAAAATCGGTTGAAGATATAGCCGCAAAACTCATCGACCTTTATTCTAAAAGAAAGGCGAGCACGGGCTTTGCTTTTCAAAAAGATGATGAATGGCAAACAGCTTTTGAAGCGGCTTTTCCTTATGAAGAAACCGATGACCAGCTTACCTGCATTGCTGAGGTAAAAGAGGACATGGAAAAGCCTGTTCCTATGGATAGGCTTATCTGCGGAGATGTGGGTTACGGTAAAACCGAAGTTGCAATGCGGGCCGCCTTTAAGGCCGTGATGAGCGGTAAGCAGGTTGCCTTTTTGTCGCCTACAACTATTTTGACCGAGCAGCATTTTGAAACATTGGACAAGAGGTTTAAAAACTTCCCTGTAAAGTTAGCCCGTCTTTCCCGCTTTGTTCCAAAGGGTGAACAAAAAAAAGTTTTGGAAAAATTAAAAAAAGGCGAAGTGGATATTTTAATCGGAACTCACCGCATAATTCAAAAAGATGTTGTCTTTAAGGATTTGGGTTTGATGATTGTCGATGAAGAACAACGCTTCGGTGTTAAGGATAAGGAAAGATTAAAACAGATGAAGCACAATGTGGACTGTCTTTCCCTTTCTGCAACTCCTATTCCGCGAACCCTTCACATGTCGCTTTTAAAAATAAGGGACATGAGCGTAATCGCAACTCCTCCTCAAAACAGAAAACCTGTTGAAACTGTTATCGCCGAGTTCAATGCGGAAAAAGTTGCCGAAGTTATAAGACGGGAATCGGAGAGAGGCGGGCAGGTTTTTTATCTTCATAACAGGGTTGAAAGTTTGGATGAAACTCTTTTTATGCTTCAATCCCTTTTGCCCGAGATTATGATTGAAACGGCACACGGCCAAATGTCTCCTAACCAACTGGAAGAAATTTTTGAGCGCTTTAGTTTGGGCGGCTTTCAGGTTTTAATTGCGACCACCATTATCGAAAACGGCATTGACATTCCGAATGCCAATACCATCATCATAGACCGAGCCGATATGTACGGCGTTTCCCAGCTTTATCAGTTGAGGGGAAGGGTAGGCCGCTCCGACAAAAAAGCCTATGCCTATCTGTTGTATCCCGACGATAAGGCTCTTTCCGAAATTGCTATGAAGCGATTGCAAGTTATTTCAGACTTTACCGAGCTCGGTTCCGGTTTTAAGATTGCGATGAAGGATATGGAAATAAGAGGAGCCGGAAATCTTTTGGGCAGGGAACAATCGGGAGATATTTATTCCGTCGGCTTTGATTTATATTTGCGCCTTTTGGACGAGGCTGTTCAAAAACTTCAAAACCAAGATTATGAGCCTGTTCAAGAATCCGTTATCGAGCTTGAGTATTCGGGCTTTATACCCGATTCCTATATTTCAAGTCCCGAAACCAAAATGGAAGTTTATAAAAAAATTGCAGCCGTTAAGGTGCAAGGAGACCTCGACAGAGTCTACTCCGAAATTCTTGACCGCTTCGGCCCTGCCCCCTCCGAAGTGGAAAGCCTTTTGGCTCTTTCCGAAATAAAAATTATCTGCAATCATCTTTCGATTGCAAGCCTAAAAGAAAGAAAGGCTGCCGTCCGCATCGAGTTTGCCCGTGTATCAAAAATCTCGGTGGATAAACTTTTACGCATGATAAAAGAATCCGCAGGCCGTGTAAGTCTTGACCCAAAAGCCCCGAATGTCCTCATCCTCCAAACCGGCAAAATCGGCTTAAAAGAAAAAAGCGAATTCATCCGCGAAAAACTCGGCAGCTTGATGTAG
- a CDS encoding PQQ-like beta-propeller repeat protein, translating into MLAAVRIGKTEKEAIFNSCLYDIVTDGIDIYWSTRGNSDLMFRPFVKLEVSKIDYTHSSEIQTIIPESIYVRENYKECTVLTAPIIENRILYFITMNTYTPIDKGKCILVAIDLTTKTVLWETEIEKLCGSVANSLYVHDDILYILDSSLLKVNKNTGKILFRYDEEEGPVFTKPLITPSEYICGIQYHEGKFYYTTVASRDAHLQINIAKEHVYSLVCVNAEDFRLEWGFHPVGGTSSTFPIIANDRAYIVTHLDGLRVFDIKTGQLIGVDKTVLGWGDEVTFLYKNYYIFFNTDFDTNRAKLCAIRV; encoded by the coding sequence GTGCTGGCTGCTGTACGAATAGGCAAAACCGAAAAAGAAGCTATTTTTAATAGCTGTCTTTATGATATAGTTACCGATGGTATAGACATTTATTGGTCAACCAGAGGTAACAGCGACCTTATGTTTAGACCATTTGTTAAATTAGAGGTTTCAAAAATAGATTATACTCATAGCAGTGAAATACAAACGATTATACCCGAATCAATATATGTAAGAGAAAATTATAAAGAATGTACTGTTTTGACAGCTCCGATAATCGAAAACCGTATTTTATATTTTATAACAATGAATACATATACGCCCATAGATAAAGGAAAGTGTATTCTTGTAGCTATAGATTTAACTACAAAGACCGTGTTATGGGAAACGGAGATTGAAAAACTTTGCGGTTCGGTTGCCAATTCCCTGTATGTCCATGACGATATTTTATATATTTTGGACAGCAGTCTTTTAAAAGTAAACAAAAATACGGGAAAGATACTTTTCAGATATGATGAAGAAGAAGGACCTGTTTTTACAAAGCCCCTAATAACACCTTCAGAGTATATATGCGGTATTCAGTATCATGAGGGAAAATTTTATTATACCACTGTTGCATCAAGGGATGCTCATTTACAGATAAACATAGCAAAAGAGCATGTATATTCACTTGTCTGTGTAAATGCGGAAGATTTTAGATTGGAATGGGGTTTTCATCCTGTGGGAGGAACAAGCAGTACTTTTCCTATTATTGCAAATGACAGGGCATATATTGTAACCCATTTAGACGGATTGCGTGTTTTTGACATAAAAACCGGACAACTTATAGGTGTAGATAAAACAGTCTTGGGCTGGGGCGATGAAGTAACTTTTTTATATAAAAATTACTATATCTTTTTTAATACCGACTTTGATACAAATAGGGCTAAACTTTGTGCAATAAGAGTTTAA